One Thermomonas paludicola genomic window, CATCAACGCGCACGAAGCGCCGGCCGACATCGAGGCCCGCGTGCGTGCACAGCAGGAAGACCTGGCACTGGCCATCGACAAGGACTTCGCCGACAACTGGCATGCCGGCAAGCCGGCCAAGATCGACATCATCACCGACACCACGCGCCGCAACGGCGACGTCAAGGTCGCTCGCGTCAGCAAAGTGCTGGAGAGCTACGGCAATGGCGTGGGGGCGATGCGCCTGCTGATCCGCGGCATCAATCCCGGCATCGCCGCACCACTGCAGGTCGGCACTCGCGACATGGCCACCGAGGAGGCAAAGCACAGTCAATTCATGAGCATGCTGCTGCCGCTGATCCTGACCATCTTCGCCTTCATCGGCGGCGCCCATCTTGCGATGGACACCACCGCCGGCGAACGCGAGCGGCAATCGCTGGAACCGCTGCTGGCCACGCCGGTGTCACGCGCGGCGCTGGTCGGCGGAAAGATGCTGGCAGCGACGATGCTGGGGTTGTCGTCGATGCTGCTGATCCTGGTGTCGTTCAAGCTGTCGGCGACCTTGGCCAGCGGCGGTATCGGTGGCCAGATGGACGTCAGTTTCCTGGCGATGGGCAAGTTGCTGCTGACCCTGCTGCCGCTGGTGCTGATCGGCACCGCGCTGATCACCGCGCTGGCGGCGGGTGCCAAGAGCATGAAGGAAGCGCAGAGCCACATCATGTGGCTGATGATGTTGCCGATGCTGCCGGCCTACGGCCTGATGGCCTATCCGCTGAAGGACACGGCGGTGTGGCAATACGCCGTGCCGTTCCTGTCGCAGAACCAGATGATCCAGAAGATCACCCGCGGCGAAGCGGCCTCGCTCCAGCAATGGGGGCTGTATCTGGCTAGCTCGCTGGCGTTGGCGGCCCTGCTGTGGGCGCTGGCAGTGTGGCGCTACCGGCAGGAAAAACTGGCGATTTCAGCCTGACGCGCGTACTGCGTTCATGAAAAAGCCCGGCGAAATGCCGGGCTTCTTCGTTGCCGGTTGCCACCTGCGAAAGTTATTCGAAGGCGATCGTGCGGCGGCTGGTGGTGGCCTGGCCCACCGGCTGGAAGCGCCAGCGCTTCACCGCCGCCAGTGCCTCGCGCTCGAAATCGCGCTGGAATTGACGCGGGGCATCGCTGGACACCACCCGCGCGCTGGTCACCGAGCCATCCGTGCCGACGGTGAACTCCACCTGCACGGTTCCGGTTCCGCCTGAACGCTGTGCCGCCGGCGGGAAGCGCGGACTGGGCGTGGACACCGCGCGCAACTCATTGGATGCCGTCGGCTTGGCCGCTGCTGGTTGCGCCGGAGTGGCGGGGCGCGGGCGCGCCGCTTCTGCCGCCGCCACGCGCTGGCGCTCGGCCTCCGCTGCCACCTGGCGCAAGCGTTCGGCCTCCGCTTCCGCGGCCGCCTGCTGCTGGCGCTGCTGTTCTGCGGTGCTTTGCTGCAGGCGCTGCTGCTCCTGCAGCTTCTTCTGGTCTTCCTCGCGCTGCTTGGCTTGATCGGCCTTGCGCTTGGCTTCTTCCTCGGTACTCAATTTCTGCGCGTCTGCACGTTGGGTGACGGCTGTTTCGTTGCTGCTGATGCTGGCCTTCAGCCGCCCCAGTGCCGGGTGATTGGGATCGGCCTTGCCGATCAACGCTGCCAGGCGCTTGGCTTCATCGAAATCTTCGCGGGCGATGCCTTGTTCGGTTGCAATCACCGCCATCGGCAGCAGGTCGTTCAGTGCGCTGGCCGCACTCGCATCCCCAGGCAGCTTGTCGCGCAGTGCGAGGTAATACTCCATCGCGTTGTTGCCGGCCGGCGCATACAAGCGGTTTTCGTTGTAAGCCTTGCTGGCCGCGTCGCGCAACTGGTCTGCACTCATCGCGGAGACCGTGGCGGCAACCACCGATTCAGGCGTCGGTGCGGGCTTGGCCGCCTGCGCCCCCTGCTGGCCCGGCGCCGCAACCTCGTCTTTCTTGCACGCACCAAGCGTGCACGCCACGGCAATGGTCAGCGCGAACGGCACCAGCCCGTGGCGCAGTGTGTTGCTTGCAGACATCTTGGTATTCCCCCTAATAGACCGCTACTTTCCACGATAGCACGCAGCAGCGGGCAATAATTGTCAAGAAAAGCCGCTGGTTCCGCTTATTTGCCGATGCAGAATGTCGCAAAAATGTGACCAAGTAAGCTGTTTGCATCCACGCGCCCGCCGATTTCCCCCAGCGCCTCGTGCGCCTGCACCAGCGCCTCGGCAGCCAATTCCACCTGCTCGTTCGCCAATTCTTCGCCCGCCTGTCGCAACCAGCCGTGGGCTCGGGCCAGCGCCTGCACGTGGCGTGCACGCGCCGAAAATGCGCCTTCCTCCGTGCTGCCGCCGGCCAGCGCGAACAAGCGCTGGTGCAGCTGCGCAAGCCCGGCGCCGGTACGTGCGGACACCGCCAGGGCATCGGTCGCCAGCGAAGGCGCCGCCTCCAGCAGATCGATCTTGTTGTACAGCCAAAGCACCTGCGGCACGCCTTCCAGTTCGGCCGCCAGCGCGCTGCGGCCGGCGTCCGGATCGCGCGCGTCCAGCACCGCCAGCGCCAGATCGGCGCGCACCAGTTCGCTGCGCGCGCGCCGGATACCCTCCGCTTCGATCGCGTCGGTCGATTCGCGCAAGCCAGCGGTATCCACCAGGGTAAGCTCGACGCCGTCAATGCGCAGGGTCTCCTGCAGCAGGTCGCGGGTGGTGCCGGCGATCTCGGTAACGATGGCGCGCTCGCTGCCGGCCAGTGCGTTCAACAGCGAACTCTTGCCGGCATTGGGCGGCCCCACCAGCACCGCATGCAGGCCGTCGCGCAGCTTCTGCCCGCGCCGGGCATCACGCTGCAGCTGGGTCAGCGTGCTCAACGCGGCGTCCAGATTGGCGCGCAACACCTCCCCGCCAAGGGTGTCCAGGGATTCATCGGCAAAGTCGATGGCAGCTTCGGCGTGCACCCGGATCGACAGCACCGCCTGCATCAATGCCTGCACCCGCCGCGAGAACTCGCCATCCAGGGAACGACGAGCAGCGCGCGCGGCGCGAATATCGCCGGCGGCAATCAGGTCGGCCACGGCTTCGGCCTGGCTGAGGTCGAGTTTGCCGTTGAGGAAGGCGCGCTGGCTGAATTCACCAGGCCCGGCCTGCCGCGCGCCCAGTTCGACGCAACGCGCCACCAGCTCACGCAGCAGCACGGGACTGCCGTGCGCTTGCAGCTCCGCCACGTCCTCGCCGGTGAAGCTGGCCGGCGCGGCGAACAGCAGCGCGATGCCATCGTCCAGGGTTGCACCGCTGGCGTCCCGCATGCGCACATGCTGCGCTGTGCGCAAGGCCAACGCACGGCCGCTGATCGTCTCGGCGATGCCGCGCGCACGCGGGCCCGACAAACGCACGATGCCCACCCCGCCAGCGCCGGATGCGGTGGCGATGGCGACGATGGTGTCGGTGCCTTGGGTCATTGGACGAACTCTTCCGGAGCTGCGCGGCCAGCACGAACGAACCCCCCCGGTGGGCGGGCTCGTCCGGTGAGTGCCGCGGTCATTCCGCCGCTGGCTGCTCGGCGTAGCGCCTGGTGTTCCACCATTGCTGCAACATTCCCAGCGTGCCGTTGGTCACCCAGTACAACACTAGGCCAGCCGGGAAGAACGCAAACATCACCGCCATCACCAGCGGCATCATCTGCATCATCTTCTGCTGCATCGGGTCCATGCCCACCGTCGGGGTCATCCGCTGGGTCAGGAACATCACCGCGGCATTGAGGATCGGCAGGATGAAATACGGGTCCTGCGCGGTGAGGTCATTGACCCAACCCAGGATCCACGGCGCCTGGCGCAGTTCCACGGCTTCCAGCAGCACGTAGTACAGCGCAAGGAATACCGGCATCTGCACCAGCACCGGCAAGCAGCCACCGGCCGGATTGATTTTTTCCTTCTTGTAGAGATCCAGCATGGCCATCTGGAACTTCTGCTTGTCGTCGCCGTAGCGCTCCTTGAGCTGGGCGATGCGCGGCTGGAACTTGCGCATCTTGGCCATCGACTTGTATTGCGCTGCCGACAGCGGATACAGCACTGCCTTGATCAGCACCACCAGCAACACGATCGCCCAACCCCAGTTGTGGGTGAGCTTGTGCAGCTGGGTCAGCAGCCAGTGGATCGGCTTGGACAGCACGGTGAAGATCCCGTAGTCCATCG contains:
- a CDS encoding ABC transporter permease, with product MQKRGFLSSMLTVTRKEWLDFYRDRRTFLLSLLVAPLLYPVIFLGIGKLTQLRSETQLEKSLDVPVAGMSRAPNLINFLASYGINAHEAPADIEARVRAQQEDLALAIDKDFADNWHAGKPAKIDIITDTTRRNGDVKVARVSKVLESYGNGVGAMRLLIRGINPGIAAPLQVGTRDMATEEAKHSQFMSMLLPLILTIFAFIGGAHLAMDTTAGERERQSLEPLLATPVSRAALVGGKMLAATMLGLSSMLLILVSFKLSATLASGGIGGQMDVSFLAMGKLLLTLLPLVLIGTALITALAAGAKSMKEAQSHIMWLMMLPMLPAYGLMAYPLKDTAVWQYAVPFLSQNQMIQKITRGEAASLQQWGLYLASSLALAALLWALAVWRYRQEKLAISA
- a CDS encoding energy transducer TonB, giving the protein MSASNTLRHGLVPFALTIAVACTLGACKKDEVAAPGQQGAQAAKPAPTPESVVAATVSAMSADQLRDAASKAYNENRLYAPAGNNAMEYYLALRDKLPGDASAASALNDLLPMAVIATEQGIAREDFDEAKRLAALIGKADPNHPALGRLKASISSNETAVTQRADAQKLSTEEEAKRKADQAKQREEDQKKLQEQQRLQQSTAEQQRQQQAAAEAEAERLRQVAAEAERQRVAAAEAARPRPATPAQPAAAKPTASNELRAVSTPSPRFPPAAQRSGGTGTVQVEFTVGTDGSVTSARVVSSDAPRQFQRDFEREALAAVKRWRFQPVGQATTSRRTIAFE
- the mnmE gene encoding tRNA uridine-5-carboxymethylaminomethyl(34) synthesis GTPase MnmE, coding for MTQGTDTIVAIATASGAGGVGIVRLSGPRARGIAETISGRALALRTAQHVRMRDASGATLDDGIALLFAAPASFTGEDVAELQAHGSPVLLRELVARCVELGARQAGPGEFSQRAFLNGKLDLSQAEAVADLIAAGDIRAARAARRSLDGEFSRRVQALMQAVLSIRVHAEAAIDFADESLDTLGGEVLRANLDAALSTLTQLQRDARRGQKLRDGLHAVLVGPPNAGKSSLLNALAGSERAIVTEIAGTTRDLLQETLRIDGVELTLVDTAGLRESTDAIEAEGIRRARSELVRADLALAVLDARDPDAGRSALAAELEGVPQVLWLYNKIDLLEAAPSLATDALAVSARTGAGLAQLHQRLFALAGGSTEEGAFSARARHVQALARAHGWLRQAGEELANEQVELAAEALVQAHEALGEIGGRVDANSLLGHIFATFCIGK